A stretch of Amycolatopsis balhimycina FH 1894 DNA encodes these proteins:
- a CDS encoding ferredoxin reductase family protein produces MTQTAEAARPAIRPRIAAKSGLFLFLGANVAAVTVLFVQAGVSQNVLITIGRLAGLYGALSMAFQLLLVARLPWLDRRLGMDRLTTWHRWTGFTILWTLLAHLVFITMGYAEVSNKGVVDELVEMANTLEGILRALVAFAVILIVGAASAKFARKRLAYETWHFIHLYTYAAIVLAFTHQIALGQSFAGSEQAKAYWWTLWLGAGATVLAGRVVLPMWRNLRHQLRVTAVVSESPDVVSVYMTGKHLDKMPVKAGQFFLWRFLTKDRWWQANPFSISAAPDGRTLRLTAKALGDSSAGLRNLRVGTRVFAEGPYGAFTTIHQRRPNALLVAGGVGITPIRALLEDIDGHVVVLYRVRSQADAVLLPELNGLAKARGAVVSVLTGPDQAVGPRGVMLGPANLHMMVPDVHERDVFVCGPPGMTSAVLRSLRELKVPNAQVHAERFSLAA; encoded by the coding sequence ATGACGCAGACCGCCGAGGCCGCGCGCCCGGCGATCCGCCCCCGGATCGCCGCGAAATCCGGCCTCTTCCTCTTCCTCGGCGCCAACGTGGCCGCCGTCACCGTCCTGTTCGTGCAGGCCGGAGTCTCGCAGAACGTGCTGATCACGATCGGCAGGCTCGCCGGGCTGTACGGCGCCCTGTCGATGGCGTTCCAGCTGCTGCTGGTGGCCCGGCTGCCCTGGCTGGACCGCCGGCTCGGGATGGACCGGCTGACCACGTGGCACCGCTGGACCGGCTTCACGATCCTCTGGACCCTGCTGGCGCACCTGGTGTTCATCACCATGGGCTACGCGGAGGTCTCGAACAAGGGGGTCGTCGACGAACTGGTCGAGATGGCGAACACCCTCGAAGGGATCCTGCGGGCGCTGGTCGCCTTCGCCGTGATCCTCATCGTCGGTGCTGCCTCGGCGAAGTTCGCACGCAAGCGGCTCGCCTACGAGACGTGGCACTTCATCCACCTCTACACCTACGCCGCGATCGTGCTGGCGTTCACGCACCAGATCGCGCTGGGCCAGTCGTTCGCCGGCTCGGAGCAGGCGAAGGCGTACTGGTGGACGCTCTGGCTCGGGGCGGGCGCCACCGTGCTCGCCGGGCGCGTCGTCCTGCCGATGTGGCGGAACCTGCGTCACCAGCTGCGCGTCACGGCGGTGGTTTCCGAGTCCCCGGACGTCGTTTCGGTCTACATGACCGGCAAGCACCTGGACAAGATGCCGGTCAAGGCGGGCCAGTTCTTCCTGTGGCGGTTCCTCACGAAGGACCGCTGGTGGCAGGCCAACCCCTTCTCGATCTCGGCCGCGCCGGACGGCCGCACCCTGCGGCTGACCGCGAAGGCCCTCGGCGACTCCAGCGCCGGGCTGCGCAACCTCCGGGTCGGCACCCGGGTGTTCGCCGAAGGCCCGTACGGCGCCTTCACGACGATCCACCAGCGGCGGCCCAACGCGCTGCTCGTGGCGGGCGGCGTCGGCATCACCCCGATCCGCGCGCTGCTGGAGGACATCGACGGCCACGTCGTCGTGCTGTACCGGGTGCGTTCCCAGGCCGACGCGGTACTGCTGCCCGAGCTGAACGGGCTGGCCAAGGCCCGCGGCGCCGTCGTGAGTGTCCTCACCGGACCGGACCAGGCAGTGGGCCCGCGCGGTGTGATGCTCGGCCCGGCCAACCTGCACATGATGGTGCCGGACGTGCACGAGCGGGACGTGTTCGTCTGCGGTCCACCGGGGATGACGTCGGCGGTGCTGCGCAGCCTGCGCGAGCTGAAGGTGCCGAACGCCCAGGTCCACGCCGAACGCTTCAGCCTTGCGGCTTAG
- a CDS encoding response regulator transcription factor has protein sequence MPTSEPVRLLVVDDEPHIADLVATVARYEGWQAVTAGSGQAALSRAAEFGPDIVVLDLMLPDLDGFTVLDRLRENGNAVPVVFLTAKDATADRIAGLTRGGDDYLVKPFSVEELMARLRAVLRRSSGVAHQPEARGAVLRVGDLTLDEDTREVRRGERLAELTPTEYELLRYLMRRSPAVLTKAQILDHVWEYDFGGRSNVVELVISHLRRKVDAGDGEPLIHTVRGVGYVVRPAHR, from the coding sequence GTGCCGACCTCCGAACCCGTGCGCCTGCTCGTCGTCGACGACGAGCCGCACATCGCCGATCTCGTCGCGACCGTCGCCCGGTACGAAGGCTGGCAGGCGGTCACGGCCGGGTCCGGGCAGGCCGCGCTGAGCCGGGCCGCGGAGTTCGGGCCGGACATCGTCGTGCTCGACCTGATGCTGCCCGACCTCGACGGCTTCACCGTGCTCGATCGCCTGCGGGAGAACGGGAACGCGGTGCCCGTGGTCTTCCTCACGGCGAAGGACGCGACGGCCGACCGGATCGCCGGGCTCACCCGCGGGGGTGACGACTACCTCGTGAAACCGTTTTCCGTCGAGGAGCTGATGGCGCGGCTGCGGGCGGTGCTACGGCGCAGTTCGGGCGTCGCGCACCAGCCCGAAGCGCGCGGGGCCGTGCTGCGGGTCGGCGACCTGACCCTGGACGAGGACACCCGCGAGGTCCGCCGCGGCGAGCGGCTCGCCGAGCTGACCCCGACCGAGTACGAGCTGCTGCGCTACCTGATGCGCCGCTCGCCCGCGGTGCTGACCAAGGCGCAGATCCTGGACCACGTCTGGGAGTACGACTTCGGCGGCCGGTCCAATGTGGTCGAACTGGTCATCTCGCACTTGCGCCGCAAGGTCGACGCGGGTGACGGCGAACCGCTGATCCACACCGTGCGCGGCGTCGGCTACGTCGTGCGCCCGGCCCACCGGTGA
- a CDS encoding asparaginase — translation MPLIAVATLGGTISMAPADAGGGAVPRLGAADLLGGLGDLPMDVLAETLAGIGSASLDFATLLRCLEWGLRQDADGFVVVQGTDTLEETAYFLDLGWPSEIPVVVTGAMRNAGLFSPDGPANLRNALTVAADPRSRGRGVLVTLNDDVHAARWVRKAHSSRLDAFSSAPSGPLGMVVENAVHYFHPSPPRLPGLTGVDFGGLVPVVEAGLDDSGAMLSHVASQPDVRGVVIAATGAGHVSSGTADVIGRLAPSLPVVVASRTGAGPTLRSTYGFHGSESSLIAMGATMAGWLDARKARILLHTLLATGATRADIEREFRLRGDLD, via the coding sequence ATGCCTTTGATCGCGGTGGCCACCCTCGGCGGCACCATTTCGATGGCCCCGGCCGACGCCGGCGGCGGTGCTGTCCCCCGGCTCGGCGCGGCCGACCTGCTCGGCGGGCTCGGCGACCTGCCGATGGACGTCCTGGCGGAGACGCTGGCCGGGATCGGCAGCGCGTCGCTGGACTTCGCGACGCTCCTGCGCTGCCTCGAGTGGGGCCTGCGGCAGGACGCCGACGGGTTCGTCGTCGTCCAGGGCACGGACACCCTCGAGGAGACAGCGTACTTCCTCGACCTGGGCTGGCCGTCGGAGATCCCGGTGGTGGTCACCGGGGCGATGCGCAACGCCGGCCTGTTCAGCCCGGACGGCCCGGCGAATCTGCGCAACGCCCTCACGGTGGCGGCCGATCCGCGCAGCCGCGGCCGCGGTGTGCTGGTGACGCTCAACGACGACGTCCACGCGGCGCGCTGGGTGCGGAAGGCGCACTCGAGCCGGCTCGACGCGTTCTCGTCGGCGCCCTCGGGACCGCTGGGCATGGTCGTCGAGAACGCCGTGCACTACTTCCACCCGTCGCCGCCTCGCCTGCCGGGGCTCACGGGTGTGGACTTCGGCGGCCTGGTCCCGGTGGTCGAAGCCGGCCTGGACGACTCGGGCGCGATGCTCTCGCACGTCGCTTCGCAGCCGGACGTGCGCGGGGTCGTGATCGCGGCCACCGGTGCGGGGCACGTGTCGTCAGGCACGGCCGACGTGATCGGGCGGCTGGCGCCGTCGTTGCCGGTCGTGGTCGCTTCGCGGACGGGAGCGGGCCCGACGCTGCGCTCGACGTACGGCTTCCACGGCTCGGAGTCGAGCTTGATCGCGATGGGCGCGACGATGGCGGGCTGGCTGGACGCGCGCAAGGCCCGCATCCTGCTCCACACCCTGCTGGCGACCGGCGCGACCCGCGCCGACATCGAACGCGAGTTCCGTCTGCGCGGCGACCTGGACTGA
- a CDS encoding cysteine dioxygenase, translated as MFAVPDNTLLRPENPALRHPVRVALEVAADRDRWRHLLRYDPEERFATLVSKDEQQEVWLMGWLPGQRTDLHDHAFASGAFTVVSGHLTEAVARRAPGGRAVTELHALSAGQSRVFGPGYVHEVRNEGPDPAVSVHVYRDAGRAMRPYHLDALGGPVLD; from the coding sequence ATGTTCGCCGTTCCGGACAACACCCTGCTGCGTCCCGAGAACCCCGCGCTGCGCCACCCCGTGCGCGTCGCGCTGGAGGTCGCCGCCGACCGCGACCGCTGGCGCCACCTGCTGCGTTACGACCCCGAAGAGCGCTTCGCGACGCTCGTGTCGAAGGACGAGCAGCAGGAGGTGTGGCTGATGGGCTGGCTGCCCGGCCAGCGCACCGACCTGCACGACCACGCGTTCGCCAGCGGCGCGTTCACCGTGGTCAGCGGGCACCTCACCGAGGCCGTCGCGCGCCGGGCGCCGGGCGGCCGCGCGGTCACCGAACTGCACGCGCTCTCCGCGGGGCAGTCGCGGGTCTTCGGGCCGGGGTACGTGCACGAGGTGCGCAACGAGGGCCCGGACCCGGCGGTCTCGGTCCACGTCTACCGCGACGCGGGCCGCGCGATGCGTCCCTACCACCTGGACGCCCTGGGCGGCCCGGTCCTGGACTGA
- a CDS encoding FMN-binding protein, translating into MKKTIFVVALSIAGFIAVWRFEPGPVHNTAAVAQAPPPVVTAPVTSAAPTTTPAAPSTSAGQPAPSTSDSPSARDTPDETVTTQGSAESSQYGTVQVQVTFTGSRIAVITLLQAPDGGRSLTALPKLQQEAIKAQSANIDTVTGATETSESYKTSLQAAIDAKGKR; encoded by the coding sequence GTGAAGAAGACCATTTTCGTCGTCGCGCTGTCGATCGCCGGGTTCATCGCGGTCTGGCGGTTCGAGCCCGGCCCAGTGCACAACACCGCCGCCGTCGCCCAGGCGCCACCCCCGGTCGTCACCGCACCGGTCACCTCGGCCGCTCCGACAACCACACCGGCCGCTCCGTCCACTTCGGCCGGTCAGCCTGCTCCCTCTACTTCGGACAGTCCGTCCGCACGGGACACTCCTGACGAGACGGTGACCACGCAGGGCAGCGCCGAGTCCAGCCAGTACGGCACCGTGCAGGTGCAGGTGACGTTCACCGGCTCGCGGATCGCCGTCATCACGCTGCTGCAGGCCCCGGACGGCGGGCGGTCGCTCACCGCTCTCCCGAAGCTGCAGCAAGAAGCGATCAAGGCGCAGAGCGCGAACATCGACACAGTGACCGGCGCGACCGAGACGAGCGAGTCGTACAAGACATCCCTGCAAGCCGCGATCGATGCGAAAGGCAAACGATGA
- a CDS encoding FAD:protein FMN transferase has product MTNRVEQVMGLPISLDLRDEGDFAEVVDDVFAWFRDVDARFSPFKEDSEVSRYDRGELTAAELSEDLLEVLELCAYYEQLSGGAFRARLPGRGLDPCAVVKGWAVQRAADMLKAEGATTFCLNAGGDVVTAGEPEPGRPWRVGVRHPEQPLAVCAVLESRNGAIATSAAYERGSHILDGRSGAPATGLMSVTVVARDLVTADALATAAFAMGPEGITWAADRPDCEILVVDDSRRVHRTAGLALAS; this is encoded by the coding sequence ATGACCAACCGCGTCGAACAGGTGATGGGCCTGCCGATCTCCCTCGACCTGCGTGACGAAGGTGACTTCGCCGAGGTCGTCGACGACGTCTTCGCGTGGTTCCGCGACGTCGACGCCCGGTTCAGCCCGTTCAAAGAGGACAGTGAGGTCAGCCGCTACGACCGCGGCGAGCTGACGGCCGCCGAGCTGAGCGAGGACCTCCTGGAGGTGCTGGAGCTCTGCGCGTACTACGAGCAGCTCTCCGGCGGCGCGTTCCGCGCGCGGCTGCCCGGACGCGGCCTCGACCCGTGCGCGGTCGTGAAGGGCTGGGCGGTGCAGCGCGCCGCCGACATGCTGAAGGCCGAAGGCGCGACGACGTTCTGCCTCAACGCCGGCGGCGACGTCGTCACGGCGGGCGAGCCGGAGCCCGGCCGCCCGTGGCGGGTCGGGGTGCGCCACCCCGAACAGCCCCTCGCCGTGTGCGCGGTGCTGGAGTCGCGCAACGGCGCCATCGCGACGTCGGCGGCGTACGAGCGCGGCTCGCACATCCTCGACGGCCGGTCCGGCGCCCCGGCGACCGGGCTGATGAGCGTCACCGTCGTGGCCAGGGACCTGGTCACCGCGGACGCGCTGGCCACCGCGGCGTTCGCCATGGGCCCGGAGGGCATCACGTGGGCGGCCGACCGGCCGGACTGCGAGATCCTCGTCGTCGACGACAGCCGCCGGGTGCACCGGACGGCGGGGCTGGCGCTGGCGTCGTAA
- a CDS encoding NAD(P)H-dependent glycerol-3-phosphate dehydrogenase — MRADVQRVTVLGAGSWGTAFAKVLGDAGRDVTMWARREQVAEDIRERHTNSAYLPGIALPENITATSDAAKALDKAEAVVLAVPSQSLRANLTAWRGLLPPDAILVSLAKGVELGTLKRMSEVIGEIVGIDSGEVVVVTGPNLAKEIAAGQPSASVLACADHERAVAIQRACANSYFRPYTNTDVVGCELGGACKNVIALSTGMAAGLGLGTNTMATLITRGLAEMARLGAKLGADPLTFAGLAGVGDLVATCSSPLSRNRTFGERLGRGETLAQAQAAAGGQVAEGVMSCSSIRALAQSLGVDMPITDAMHRVCHEGVDPRQAGAELLGRSQKHEWS; from the coding sequence ATGCGCGCCGATGTGCAACGGGTCACCGTGCTCGGTGCCGGTTCGTGGGGCACCGCCTTCGCCAAGGTGCTCGGCGACGCCGGCCGTGACGTCACGATGTGGGCGCGCCGCGAGCAGGTCGCCGAGGACATCCGGGAGCGGCACACCAACAGCGCGTACCTGCCCGGCATCGCGCTGCCGGAGAACATCACCGCCACCAGCGACGCCGCGAAGGCCCTGGACAAGGCCGAAGCCGTGGTCCTGGCCGTGCCCAGCCAGAGCCTGCGGGCGAACCTGACGGCGTGGCGCGGCCTGCTGCCGCCCGACGCGATCCTCGTCAGCCTGGCCAAGGGCGTGGAGCTCGGCACGCTCAAGCGGATGAGCGAGGTGATCGGCGAGATCGTCGGGATCGACTCCGGCGAGGTCGTCGTCGTCACCGGCCCGAACCTGGCCAAGGAGATCGCCGCCGGCCAGCCGTCCGCTTCCGTGCTGGCCTGCGCCGACCACGAACGCGCCGTCGCGATCCAGCGTGCCTGCGCCAACTCCTACTTCCGCCCGTACACGAACACCGACGTCGTCGGCTGCGAGCTCGGCGGCGCGTGCAAGAACGTCATCGCGCTCAGCACCGGGATGGCCGCCGGCCTCGGGCTCGGCACGAACACCATGGCGACGCTCATCACCCGCGGCCTGGCCGAGATGGCCCGGCTCGGCGCGAAACTGGGTGCCGACCCGCTCACCTTCGCCGGGCTCGCCGGGGTCGGCGACCTGGTCGCGACCTGCTCGTCGCCGCTTTCGCGCAACCGCACCTTCGGGGAGCGGCTCGGCCGGGGCGAGACGCTGGCGCAGGCGCAGGCGGCGGCCGGCGGGCAGGTCGCCGAGGGCGTCATGTCGTGCTCGTCGATCCGGGCCCTCGCCCAGAGCCTCGGTGTCGACATGCCGATCACCGACGCCATGCACCGCGTCTGCCACGAGGGCGTCGACCCGCGGCAGGCCGGGGCCGAGCTGCTGGGACGGTCGCAGAAACACGAGTGGTCCTGA
- a CDS encoding class I SAM-dependent methyltransferase has product MTDSFAVGFAVNKANWDERAVLHAASPDYDFARYAADPAHLSGVVRFDRPRLGDLTGLRAVHLQCHIGTDTVSLSRLGASVTGLDFSGAALAEARRFAAAAGASIDFHEANVHDAVEVLGAERFDLVYTGIGALCWLPSAARWASVVAGLLKPGGRLFIREGHPMLGTLDENDPPVPRYSYFEHAEPLVFDDPGTYVTVDRPLEHSVTHSWNHSLGEIITALLDHGLAVTGFTEHDSVPWNALPGQMVLDEATGEWRLKDTPSRLAASYTLQAVKAG; this is encoded by the coding sequence GTGACGGACTCGTTCGCCGTCGGCTTCGCCGTCAACAAGGCCAACTGGGACGAACGCGCGGTGCTGCACGCGGCATCGCCGGACTACGACTTCGCCCGGTACGCCGCGGACCCGGCCCACCTGAGCGGCGTCGTGCGGTTCGACCGGCCACGCCTGGGCGACCTCACCGGGCTGCGCGCGGTGCACCTGCAGTGCCACATCGGCACGGACACGGTGTCGCTGTCCCGGCTCGGCGCGTCCGTGACGGGCTTGGACTTCTCGGGCGCGGCGCTGGCCGAAGCCCGGCGCTTCGCGGCGGCGGCGGGCGCTTCGATCGACTTCCACGAGGCGAACGTCCACGACGCCGTCGAGGTGCTGGGCGCCGAGCGGTTCGACCTGGTCTACACCGGGATCGGCGCCCTGTGCTGGCTCCCGTCCGCCGCGCGCTGGGCGTCGGTCGTCGCCGGCCTGCTGAAGCCGGGCGGACGGCTCTTCATCCGCGAAGGCCATCCGATGCTGGGGACGCTCGACGAAAACGATCCGCCGGTGCCGCGGTACTCGTACTTCGAGCACGCCGAGCCGCTGGTCTTCGACGACCCCGGGACGTACGTCACCGTCGACCGGCCGCTGGAGCACAGCGTCACCCACTCCTGGAACCACTCGCTGGGCGAGATCATCACGGCCCTGCTGGACCACGGGCTGGCCGTAACCGGTTTCACCGAGCACGACAGCGTGCCGTGGAACGCGCTGCCCGGGCAGATGGTGCTCGACGAGGCCACCGGCGAATGGCGGCTGAAGGACACGCCGTCGCGGCTCGCGGCGAGCTACACGCTCCAGGCGGTCAAGGCCGGCTGA
- a CDS encoding VOC family protein → MPSSVLHVSVDCADPYKLCQFWSQVTGKPIPEEDQPGDDETGIQLEGGIDMLFLRVPEPKTVKNRLHVCLQPDIPRDEEVERILGLGATLVNDQRKPDGTGWAVLADPEGNEFCVLRSAAERAATS, encoded by the coding sequence ATGCCGTCGTCCGTCCTGCACGTTTCCGTCGACTGCGCCGACCCGTACAAGCTGTGCCAGTTCTGGAGCCAGGTCACCGGGAAGCCGATCCCGGAGGAGGACCAGCCGGGCGACGACGAGACCGGCATCCAGCTCGAAGGCGGGATCGACATGCTGTTCCTGCGCGTACCGGAGCCGAAGACGGTGAAGAACCGGCTCCACGTGTGCCTGCAGCCGGACATCCCGCGCGACGAGGAGGTCGAGCGGATCCTCGGCCTCGGCGCGACGCTGGTGAACGACCAGCGCAAACCCGACGGCACCGGCTGGGCCGTGCTCGCCGACCCCGAAGGCAACGAGTTCTGCGTGCTGCGCAGCGCGGCCGAACGTGCGGCGACGTCGTGA